A genomic segment from Gossypium hirsutum isolate 1008001.06 chromosome D04, Gossypium_hirsutum_v2.1, whole genome shotgun sequence encodes:
- the LOC107898249 gene encoding uncharacterized protein: protein MRNTKNSSSGCFSAVFRRLFCSGSPQTHPSDPIIELNAVDIMAKAQVQASESGPGIVARLMGLDTLPDSNWVCRAKTPISVPRSKSVNFMDYMPDFDLTKATHRRVKTSTSFQELPQSPQLLQHNQETMSEPRKWKSQRVNGSSGKNVKQNVNVREKVCSKKKNKKISKLKNEPRRVSSKQSLKSSGCIGVNSKAKTPLEEVSVKTKKKNQCAVKKVEYTDSNSEGSSSSLSPVSVLYVNDFESTKNEETACFMELVDRPSKMTDEDIKFSNWITKKLFTFEDYEEICVKLEEQILDLMLHQVADELVGFHTWNVWKQKTNLVGTLSKTQSFYPSNLQHGVSVK from the exons ATGAGGAACACAAAAAATTCAAGTTCTGGGTGTTTCTCCGCCGTTTTCCGCCGGCTTTTTTGTTCGGGGAGTCCTCAAACACATCCATCAGACCCCATTATAGAGTTAAACGCCGTTGATATCATGGCTAAGGCTCAAGTCCAAGCATCTGAAAGTGGTCCTGGGATAGTGGCTAGGCTAATGGGGCTGGACACATTGCCTGACAGCAACTGGGTTTGTAGAGCCAAAACTCCAATTTCAGTTCCTCGGAGCAAGTCAGTCAATTTCATGGATTATATGCCGGATTTTGATTTAACAAAAGCCACTCATCGTCGAGTGAAAACGTCGACGTCGTTTCAGGAGCTACCGCAAAGTCCGCAGCTGTTGCAGCACAATCAAGAAACAATGTCTGAGCCAAGGAAATGGAAATCCCAAAGAGTAAATGGATCAAGTGGTAAGAATGTTAAGCAAAATGTGAATGTTAGAGAGAAAGTATGTTCCAAGAAGAAAAACAAGAAGATATCTAAGCTTAAAAACGAGCCAAGGAGAGTTTCTAGTAAACAATCTTTGAAGTCCAGTGGCTGCATTGGTGTAAATTCAAAGGCAAAAACTCCATTGGAGGAAGTCTCTGTTAAGACGAAGAAAAAAAACCAATGTGCAGTTAAGAAAGTTGAGTATACTGACAGTAACTCGGAGGGTTCAAGTTCAAGTTTAAGCCCAGTTTCTGTCCTCTATGTCAATGATTTTGAGTCGACGAAAAACGAGGAGACTGCGTGTTTCATGGAGTTGGTGGATAGACCTAGCAAAATGACAGATGAAGATATAAAATTCTCAAATTGGATAACGAAGAAACTTTTCACGTTTGAAGACTATGAAGAAATCTGTGTGAAGCTTGAGGAGCAAATACTTGATTTAATGTTGCACCAAGTAGCTGATGAACTTGTGGGATTCCACACATGGAATGTTTGGAAACAAAAAACAAACTTGGTGGGTACTTTGAGCAAAACCCAGAGTTTTTATCCTTCAAATCTACAG CATGGAGTTAGTGTCAAGTAA
- the LOC107899542 gene encoding omega-3 fatty acid desaturase, chloroplastic-like: MAGFVISGLKPLPCIYDRPAAGVISTSSSKSRFLTKNKNFPGLKTLNPIKSRNWGLNVSAPFRVASVEEDEGRKERNHGINGFEEQEQEAGFDPGAPPPFKLADIRAAIPKHCWVKDPWKSMSYVVRDVAVVLGLAAAAVYVNNWIVWPLYWAAQGTMFWALFVLGHDCGHGSFSNDPKLNSVVGHLLHSSILVPYHGWRISHRTHHQNHGHVENDESWHPLSEKIYRSLDTLTRTLRFILPFPMLAFPFYLWNRSPGKSGSHFDPSSDLFVPTERKDVITSTLSWTAMAAILVGLGFTMGPMQLLKLYGIPYWIFVMWLDGVTYLHHHGHEEKLPWYRGKEWSYLRGGLTTLDRDYGWINNIHHDIGTHVIHHLFPQIPHYHLVEATEAARPVLGKYYREPEQSGPLPFHLIGSLMRSLKKDHYVSDTGDVVYYQTDPELKKNAS, translated from the exons ATGGCGGGTTTCGTTATATCTGGTTTAAAGCCTCTTCCTTGTATCTACGATAGACCCGCCGCTGGTGTTATCTCGACGAGTTCTTCAAAATCCAGATTTTTAACCAAAAACAAGAATTTCCCAGGTCTAAAAACGTTAAATCCAATCAAATCCAGGAACTGGGGTCTAAACGTGAGTGCCCCATTTAGAGTTGCATCCGTTGAAGAAGATGAGGGAAGGAAAGAGAGAAACCATGGTATTAATGGATTTGAGGAACAAGAACAAGAGGCAGGGTTCGACCCTGGGGCGCCTCCGCCGTTTAAGCTGGCTGATATAAGAGCGGCCATACCGAAGCATTGTTGGGTGAAGGATCCATGGAAATCTATGAGCTACGTGGTGAGGGATGTCGCTGTGGTGTTAGGCCTTGCGGCTGCTGCGGTCTATGTTAACAACTGGATTGTTTGGCCTCTTTACTGGGCTGCACAAGGAACCATGTTTTGGGCTCTTTTTGTTCTTGGTCATGACtg CGGCCATGGTAGCTTTTCAAACGATCCCAAGTTAAACAGTGTAGTGGGGCATCTCTTGCATTCTTCCATTCTTGTGCCTTACCATGGATG GAGAATTAGCCACAGGACTCACCATCAAAACCATGGTCATGTTGAGAATGATGAATCATGGCACCCG TTGTCTGAGAAGATATACAGGAGTTTAGATACTCTAACACGAACATTGCGGTTCATATTGCCTTTTCCCATGCTTGCATTCCCTTTCTACCTT TGGAACAGAAGTCCAGGAAAGAGTGGTTCGCACTTCGACCCCAGCAGTGATTTGTTTGTCCCGACTGAAAGAAAAGATGTGATTACTTCCACTCTATCTTGGACAGCCATGGCTGCTATTCTTGTTGGCTTGGGTTTCACAATGGGTCCTATGCAGTTGCTTAAGCTATATGGCATTCCATATTGG ATTTTCGTGATGTGGCTGGATGGGGTTACATACTTGCATCACCATGGTCATGAAGAGAAGCTTCCTTGGTACCGTGGGAAG GAATGGAGTTACTTAAGGGGAGGTCTTACAACACTTGACCGTGACTATGGATGGATCAACAACATCCACCATGATATTGGAACCCATGTCATACACCATTTGTTTCCACAAATCCCACATTACCATTTAGTAGAGGCG ACTGAGGCAGCGAGGCCAGTTCTCGGAAAATACTATCGAGAGCCGGAACAATCAGGGCCTTTACCTTTCCACCTCATCGGAAGTTTGATGAGAAGCTTGAAGAAAGATCACTATGTTAGTGACACTGGGGATGTTGTTTACTACCAAACTGACCCAGAACTCAAAAAGAATGCTTCATAA